Proteins from one Candidatus Omnitrophota bacterium genomic window:
- a CDS encoding RNA methyltransferase, with amino-acid sequence MNIIPIHDSHDPRLAPYKSLKGKHLERDGIFIAEGEKVIESMVASACRIASCITATGAIAKYGHLIAKMAKKGVTTYVAPDEVIEGVIGFRFHKGIMAVGYCPEKFTLSTVLKKAKRPLFLVALNAVNDPQNVGLIVRNAAAFGVRAIIVDSETYDPYYRKAVRVSMGTVFGLPVCYERDLASSLSRLKAEHGTRIIAATPRRGAKDIDSVKFTDNVCFVFGNEDNGVSRKVLDIADVKVRIPIAKSVDSLNVASASAVCLYEASRRFDGD; translated from the coding sequence ATGAATATTATCCCCATTCACGATTCACACGACCCACGACTGGCACCCTACAAATCCCTCAAAGGCAAGCATCTCGAGCGCGACGGTATTTTTATTGCCGAAGGCGAGAAGGTTATCGAGAGCATGGTCGCAAGTGCCTGCCGGATAGCGTCGTGCATTACCGCCACCGGCGCCATCGCAAAGTACGGGCATCTGATCGCGAAGATGGCGAAGAAGGGCGTCACCACTTACGTCGCGCCGGATGAGGTGATAGAAGGCGTTATAGGCTTCCGGTTCCACAAGGGAATAATGGCGGTCGGGTATTGCCCTGAAAAGTTTACACTCTCTACCGTGTTAAAAAAAGCCAAGCGCCCGCTATTTCTGGTTGCGCTCAACGCTGTCAATGACCCGCAAAATGTCGGGCTGATAGTGCGTAACGCGGCCGCTTTCGGCGTCCGGGCGATTATTGTCGATAGCGAAACGTATGATCCGTATTATCGGAAAGCGGTCAGGGTATCTATGGGCACAGTCTTCGGGCTACCGGTTTGTTACGAACGCGACCTTGCCTCAAGTCTCAGCCGGTTAAAAGCGGAGCACGGCACGCGCATAATTGCCGCCACTCCCCGCAGAGGCGCTAAGGATATCGATAGCGTTAAATTCACGGACAATGTTTGTTTTGTTTTTGGTAACGAGGATAATGGCGTGTCGCGTAAAGTGTTGGATATCGCGGACGTCAAAGTCCGCATACCGATAGCGAAAAGCGTCGACTCTTTGAATGTCGCGAGCGCAAGTGCCGTATGCCTGTATGAGGCATCGCGCCGTTTTGACGGCGATTGA
- a CDS encoding nucleotidyl transferase AbiEii/AbiGii toxin family protein, whose protein sequence is MDYSKVFHLVAEASRKTAVPCILIGGFAVNFYKVTRGTRDVDFLMTKDDFKKIEKILSEAGYAENFATNVAVRMSSAKDTVDIDFMIVDEATRDKILREGQKTTIAGMELVVPSLNHLIALKLHAIKHGAKNRLLKDLPDIIELIKMNNIDFEGEEFKGICLKFGTKEIYNDILGVFKK, encoded by the coding sequence ATGGATTATTCAAAGGTATTTCACCTTGTTGCTGAGGCGTCAAGAAAAACGGCTGTACCATGTATACTTATAGGTGGTTTTGCGGTAAATTTCTATAAGGTTACGCGCGGTACTCGTGATGTTGATTTTTTGATGACGAAAGATGATTTTAAAAAAATCGAAAAGATACTAAGCGAAGCCGGATACGCCGAAAATTTCGCTACGAATGTGGCCGTGCGCATGTCGAGCGCAAAAGATACAGTGGATATAGACTTTATGATTGTAGATGAGGCTACGCGAGATAAGATATTGCGGGAAGGCCAGAAAACAACTATTGCGGGCATGGAGCTAGTTGTTCCATCCCTTAATCATTTAATTGCGCTCAAGCTTCACGCTATAAAGCACGGGGCAAAGAACAGGTTATTGAAAGATTTGCCCGACATAATAGAGCTTATAAAGATGAACAATATTGATTTTGAAGGCGAAGAATTTAAAGGTATCTGTCTGAAATTCGGAACAAAAGAAATTTACAATGACATTCTAGGAGTATTTAAGAAATGA
- the crcB gene encoding fluoride efflux transporter CrcB — MLRFFVIGLGGAVGTMSRYFLSGVEHRFSNHLFPVNTLIVNLLGSLVIGFLWGLFERFAVPSQVRVFVFVGILGGFTTFSTFSLENFHLFKDGQIKVAIMNIIATNTLGVVLVFVGFVISKQLMVLFAK; from the coding sequence ATGTTAAGGTTTTTTGTTATAGGTTTAGGCGGCGCAGTAGGAACGATGTCCAGATATTTTCTATCTGGCGTTGAACATAGATTTTCAAATCACCTCTTTCCGGTCAATACTTTAATCGTAAATCTTTTGGGATCTCTGGTTATAGGTTTTTTGTGGGGGTTATTCGAGCGCTTTGCCGTACCATCCCAGGTAAGGGTTTTTGTGTTCGTGGGTATTTTGGGTGGCTTCACAACATTCTCTACCTTTAGCCTGGAAAACTTCCATTTATTCAAGGACGGGCAAATCAAAGTTGCCATAATGAATATCATCGCTACCAATACATTAGGTGTGGTGCTGGTATTTGTCGGATTTGTTATTTCGAAACAACTGATGGTTTTATTCGCTAAATAG